One Cyanobacteria bacterium FACHB-DQ100 DNA segment encodes these proteins:
- a CDS encoding phosphate-starvation-inducible PsiE family protein, whose protein sequence is MTKWQDLCKQIRAASSDENFLKILKQVGSFNAKILSIAMIVVLLISVVELIVFLINQILLTLSGNPSTTLIELFGLFLNVLVALAVLENITVYLKRHVIQVELVITASLIVIARKIIIFDAKSTPNLYLGGLALIVAALSFCYWLVRRTNQTHSS, encoded by the coding sequence ATGACGAAATGGCAAGATTTATGCAAGCAGATTAGAGCAGCAAGCAGCGATGAGAATTTTTTGAAAATTCTCAAGCAAGTAGGATCTTTTAATGCCAAGATTTTGTCGATTGCGATGATTGTTGTACTGCTCATTTCAGTTGTTGAATTAATCGTGTTTTTGATAAACCAAATTCTTCTGACTCTAAGTGGAAATCCTTCAACCACTCTCATTGAACTCTTTGGGCTATTTCTTAATGTTTTAGTTGCCCTTGCAGTTCTAGAGAATATTACCGTTTATCTCAAACGACATGTCATTCAAGTTGAGCTAGTCATTACCGCCTCGTTAATTGTTATTGCCCGAAAGATTATTATCTTCGATGCTAAAAGTACACCTAACCTCTATTTAGGTGGGCTTGCCTTAATTGTTGCAGCGTTATCGTTCTGTTATTGGTTGGTACGACGAACGAATCAAACGCATTCTTCTTAA
- a CDS encoding ArsR family transcriptional regulator — protein MSGRDKRPKIQRDRDRATVAELRLKGWTQQQIADYLELDQSTVSRDLKALEEQWKESALRDFDLDRAMELERLRLAEREFWDAWQRSQQSKETSIREQLRNAIADEQGGSIAGDGRIKIATRTEQKTGEAVFLNGVIKCIELRSKLLGLYAEGATNLGGSIHLNESQLGTIAALMGEKADVSGS, from the coding sequence ATGAGTGGACGCGACAAACGCCCCAAGATTCAGCGCGATCGCGATCGTGCCACTGTTGCTGAGCTAAGGCTTAAAGGCTGGACTCAGCAGCAAATTGCTGACTATTTAGAGTTAGATCAGTCCACAGTTTCGCGAGATTTGAAAGCCTTGGAGGAGCAGTGGAAAGAATCAGCCTTGCGAGATTTTGACCTTGATCGCGCAATGGAATTAGAGCGGCTACGTTTAGCAGAGCGCGAATTTTGGGACGCATGGCAACGATCGCAACAGTCGAAAGAAACCTCAATCCGTGAGCAACTGAGGAACGCGATCGCGGATGAGCAAGGCGGCTCGATTGCTGGAGATGGTCGCATCAAGATTGCCACTCGAACCGAGCAGAAAACCGGAGAAGCGGTGTTTCTCAATGGCGTGATCAAATGTATCGAACTGAGATCGAAGCTACTCGGACTCTACGCGGAAGGTGCAACGAATCTCGGTGGCTCCATTCATCTGAACGAATCGCAGTTAGGCACGATCGCCGCACTTATGGGAGAGAAAGCAGATGTCTCAGGCAGTTGA
- the terL gene encoding phage terminase large subunit — protein MSQAVDQAFVLQFLRSNLAAYSAAMFSDFKPGRHHKLIAEKLEAVNRGEIKRLCVTMAPRHGKSKLASELFPSFYLGHHPTHRILSLSYGQDLADVFGRSVRNYIKSPTFGALFPDCKLSPDSNSIKRFNVVPGGGYAAIGVGGATTGRGANLLILDDLVKDRQQADSPAYRETLIDWYKSVARTRLQPDGAIVLVQTRWGTTDFVQWLLDETEHEGWETISLPAIALENDALGRKPGEPLWGEAYDADALSEIRATLGSRDWWALYQQQPISDADVIFESRYLKFYRELPPNLELYQSWDLTFGGMGEGSSWTVGQVWGIRGKDKYLVAMDREQRGFSSTLQAIESMCDRYPATRKIYIENKAMGSAVIETLQKKHPTRITPVTPIASKEQRAYEVLPHFERGEVHLPDPSLYGWVKPLLNEIELFPKGANDDCVDSMTQFLSQKLKKASSAIAVGKLQQFSIR, from the coding sequence ATGTCTCAGGCAGTTGATCAAGCCTTTGTTCTTCAATTTCTGCGATCGAACCTTGCCGCATATTCGGCTGCAATGTTTTCAGACTTTAAGCCCGGAAGACATCACAAACTGATTGCTGAAAAGCTCGAAGCGGTGAACCGAGGCGAAATCAAACGCCTTTGTGTGACGATGGCTCCGCGTCATGGAAAATCGAAACTCGCGTCTGAACTGTTCCCAAGCTTTTACTTAGGACATCATCCAACGCACCGGATTTTGTCATTATCCTATGGTCAAGATTTGGCGGATGTGTTCGGGCGATCGGTCCGAAACTACATCAAATCTCCGACATTTGGGGCACTGTTCCCAGATTGCAAGCTGTCCCCAGATTCAAATTCGATCAAGCGGTTCAACGTGGTACCAGGCGGCGGCTATGCAGCGATCGGGGTCGGAGGTGCGACCACCGGACGGGGCGCAAATCTGCTGATTCTGGATGACCTAGTTAAAGATAGGCAGCAAGCCGATTCACCCGCATATCGAGAAACGCTGATCGATTGGTACAAATCAGTAGCTCGAACCCGATTACAACCGGACGGCGCGATCGTATTGGTTCAGACCCGCTGGGGCACTACCGATTTTGTTCAGTGGTTGCTTGATGAAACCGAGCATGAAGGATGGGAGACGATTAGCTTACCTGCGATCGCGCTCGAAAATGACGCGCTAGGACGGAAACCCGGTGAGCCACTCTGGGGAGAAGCTTATGATGCAGATGCGCTCTCAGAAATTCGTGCAACGCTTGGATCTCGCGATTGGTGGGCACTGTACCAACAGCAACCGATCAGCGATGCGGATGTTATTTTTGAGAGTCGCTATTTGAAGTTCTATCGAGAATTGCCCCCAAACTTAGAGCTATACCAATCTTGGGATTTAACCTTTGGCGGAATGGGTGAGGGGTCTAGCTGGACGGTCGGGCAAGTCTGGGGAATTCGCGGCAAAGATAAATATTTAGTCGCAATGGACAGAGAGCAGCGCGGATTCAGTTCAACGTTGCAAGCAATTGAATCAATGTGCGATCGCTATCCTGCGACCCGAAAGATTTACATCGAAAACAAAGCAATGGGAAGTGCCGTGATCGAGACGTTGCAGAAGAAACATCCCACCAGAATCACACCTGTGACCCCGATCGCGTCGAAAGAGCAGCGAGCTTATGAAGTCTTGCCGCATTTCGAGCGCGGTGAAGTTCATCTGCCTGATCCATCGCTTTACGGATGGGTGAAACCATTACTGAACGAAATCGAACTCTTTCCCAAAGGTGCGAATGACGACTGCGTTGATAGCATGACCCAATTTCTAAGCCAGAAGCTGAAGAAAGCATCATCTGCGATCGCCGTCGGAAAACTTCAACAGTTCTCAATTCGGTGA
- a CDS encoding DUF732 domain-containing protein — protein MKSFSRMDGSKFFRVNKSRNPAIVMISGIFFYGSDRSTVDKPNNQKALMRTRKKIQAQCRLIHESPRRKCEMLKNLALVFILSGLFSGIAQAAPDHWRTPEKDAAFAEEFSEESIRKTQEFSQSLEQRLEQRLGQHRSQREVQESKEDKQRALEATALIGLMVAKQPDATYNLATKVCDQRAADVPKSLIISDAIRGFSQASRDNSSNLSNLHPMTARYGANQFVNVAIRSYCPSLMSR, from the coding sequence ATGAAATCATTTTCGAGAATGGATGGGAGCAAATTTTTCCGCGTCAATAAGAGCAGAAATCCCGCGATCGTTATGATCAGCGGGATTTTTTTTTATGGGAGCGATCGCTCTACTGTTGATAAGCCTAATAATCAAAAAGCTTTAATGAGGACGAGAAAAAAAATCCAAGCCCAGTGTAGATTGATACACGAAAGCCCAAGGAGAAAATGCGAAATGCTTAAGAATCTAGCGCTGGTCTTTATATTGTCTGGACTGTTCTCAGGAATAGCACAAGCCGCCCCTGACCATTGGCGAACACCTGAAAAAGACGCAGCTTTTGCAGAAGAATTTTCAGAAGAAAGTATTAGAAAGACGCAAGAATTCTCGCAATCTTTAGAACAACGTTTAGAACAACGTTTAGGACAACATCGGTCTCAAAGGGAAGTGCAGGAGTCTAAAGAGGATAAGCAACGCGCACTTGAGGCAACAGCTCTTATTGGGCTAATGGTTGCTAAGCAGCCTGATGCTACTTACAACCTCGCTACGAAAGTATGCGATCAAAGAGCCGCAGATGTCCCGAAGTCATTGATAATCTCCGATGCTATTCGGGGATTTTCTCAGGCATCTAGGGACAACAGTTCAAATCTGTCAAATCTGCATCCAATGACTGCTCGGTATGGTGCAAATCAGTTCGTTAACGTCGCGATTCGCTCCTATTGTCCTTCTCTTATGTCGCGATAA